One window of Brevibacterium pigmentatum genomic DNA carries:
- a CDS encoding ABC transporter substrate-binding protein: MTWVAAAAATSLLITGCSAGASDSGGDAQKKDSMTIAFTAEPVNLDFTSTSGVAIPEALMENVYESLVRLDGEGEIQPALAKDWKLSDDRKTYTFELQDGVKFSNGADFTSEDVKYSYERVQKDWKNALKSKMDIVESIETPDDSTVTIELKKPSNTWLFNLTSLVGAVFDTEGTTDLANEAIGTGPFQIEKFTRGQSIDFAARDDYWGEKPSLNSVQFKYFKDAVSASNALKSGEIDLVSNLQAPELAGEFQSDDYQIVSGTTNGEVVLSMNNAEGIFKDKKAREAVMHAIDRKAVLDTAWAGYGELIGSMVPPTDPYYEDLTGEWKYDPEKAKKLVDEAGIKGEEFAFTVPNLPYAKAISEIVSAQLEEVGLKAKISTQEFPAVWLDKTFTEHDYDMSVINHAEPRDILTVFSKDYYIGYDDSKIKKIAEKADTGTEEEYISGMKEIARTITEDAASDFLFLFPNLVIAKADVEGIPANRVSDAFKIADLSWA; the protein is encoded by the coding sequence ATGACGTGGGTGGCGGCCGCTGCCGCCACGAGCCTGCTCATCACAGGCTGTTCGGCCGGAGCCTCCGACTCCGGAGGCGATGCACAGAAGAAGGACTCGATGACCATCGCCTTCACCGCCGAACCGGTCAACCTCGACTTCACCTCCACCTCGGGAGTCGCCATTCCCGAAGCGCTGATGGAGAACGTCTACGAATCGCTCGTCCGGCTGGACGGAGAAGGCGAGATCCAGCCCGCACTGGCCAAGGACTGGAAACTGTCCGACGACCGCAAGACCTACACCTTCGAACTCCAGGACGGTGTGAAGTTCTCCAACGGTGCGGACTTCACCAGCGAAGACGTCAAGTACTCCTACGAACGAGTGCAGAAGGACTGGAAGAACGCGCTGAAGTCGAAGATGGACATCGTCGAGTCCATCGAAACCCCGGACGACTCCACCGTCACGATCGAGCTGAAGAAACCGTCGAACACCTGGCTGTTCAACCTCACCAGCCTCGTCGGTGCCGTCTTCGACACCGAGGGCACCACAGACCTGGCGAACGAAGCCATCGGCACCGGTCCCTTCCAGATCGAGAAGTTCACCCGCGGACAGTCCATCGACTTCGCCGCCCGCGACGACTACTGGGGTGAGAAGCCCTCCCTGAACTCGGTCCAGTTCAAATACTTCAAGGATGCGGTCTCGGCCTCGAACGCCCTGAAATCCGGAGAGATCGACCTCGTCTCCAACCTCCAGGCACCCGAACTGGCCGGAGAGTTCCAAAGCGATGACTACCAGATCGTCTCCGGCACCACGAACGGCGAAGTCGTGCTGTCGATGAACAACGCCGAAGGCATCTTCAAGGACAAGAAGGCCCGTGAAGCCGTGATGCATGCGATCGATCGCAAGGCCGTCCTCGACACCGCGTGGGCCGGCTACGGCGAACTCATCGGCTCGATGGTGCCCCCGACCGACCCGTACTACGAAGACCTCACCGGCGAATGGAAGTACGATCCCGAGAAAGCCAAGAAGCTCGTCGACGAAGCCGGGATCAAGGGCGAGGAGTTCGCCTTCACCGTGCCGAACCTGCCGTACGCGAAAGCGATCTCCGAGATCGTCTCCGCTCAGCTCGAAGAGGTCGGACTGAAAGCGAAGATCTCGACTCAGGAGTTCCCCGCCGTGTGGTTGGACAAGACGTTCACCGAACACGACTACGACATGTCGGTGATCAACCACGCCGAACCGCGCGACATCCTCACTGTGTTCTCGAAGGACTACTACATCGGCTACGACGACTCGAAGATCAAGAAGATCGCGGAGAAAGCCGACACCGGCACCGAAGAGGAATACATCTCCGGGATGAAGGAGATCGCACGGACGATCACCGAGGATGCCGCCTCGGACTTCCTGTTCTTGTTCCCGAACCTCGTCATCGCCAAGGCCGACGTCGAGGGGATCCCCGCCAACCGCGTCTCCGACGCGTTCAAGATCGCCGACCTCAGCTGGGCCTGA
- a CDS encoding ABC transporter permease — protein sequence MLTYAINRAIQFALSLLVASVVVFALMSLLPGNAAQVALGTNATPEAVAALEAQYGLDRPPIIRYFDWMGGMLTGDFGTSYVTGAEITPVIVDSVQVTAILVIAAIALSILIAVPLGTFAALEQRNWIGVTISAISQVGIAIPNFLAAIILVIIFSLTLGWFPSQGWMAPIEGLGGFLLRLVLPVVSLALVQAAILTRYVRSAVLDVMREDYIRTARAKGLTRTKALFVHGLRNAAIPVITVAGVQLATLLVGAVIIEQIFVLPGIGSELVRAVANRDLVAVQGIVMVLVLLVLIINLIVDILVPIVDPRIRNAA from the coding sequence ATGCTCACCTACGCAATCAACCGTGCGATCCAGTTCGCACTGTCCCTCCTCGTCGCCTCGGTGGTGGTCTTCGCCCTGATGAGCCTGCTGCCGGGAAATGCGGCTCAGGTGGCGCTGGGAACGAACGCCACCCCGGAAGCGGTGGCGGCGCTCGAAGCACAGTACGGGCTTGATCGACCGCCGATCATCCGGTACTTCGACTGGATGGGCGGAATGCTCACCGGAGACTTCGGCACCTCCTACGTCACCGGCGCCGAGATCACACCCGTCATCGTCGACAGCGTCCAGGTCACCGCGATCCTCGTCATCGCCGCCATCGCCCTGTCCATCCTCATCGCTGTCCCCCTGGGCACCTTCGCCGCCCTCGAACAGCGCAACTGGATCGGCGTGACGATCTCGGCGATCAGCCAGGTCGGCATCGCGATCCCGAACTTCCTGGCCGCGATCATCCTCGTCATCATCTTCTCGCTGACCCTCGGATGGTTCCCGTCCCAAGGCTGGATGGCCCCGATCGAGGGCCTCGGCGGCTTCCTGCTCCGCCTCGTCCTGCCGGTCGTGTCGCTGGCGCTCGTCCAGGCGGCGATCCTCACCCGCTACGTTCGTTCGGCGGTCCTCGACGTGATGCGCGAGGACTATATCCGCACCGCCCGTGCCAAGGGACTGACCAGGACGAAGGCACTGTTCGTGCACGGACTGCGCAATGCCGCGATCCCCGTCATCACCGTCGCCGGAGTCCAACTCGCCACTCTGCTGGTCGGGGCCGTGATCATCGAACAGATCTTCGTGCTGCCGGGAATCGGGTCCGAACTCGTCCGCGCCGTGGCCAACCGCGACCTCGTGGCGGTCCAGGGCATCGTCATGGTCCTCGTCCTGCTCGTCCTCATCATCAACCTCATCGTCGACATCCTCGTGCCCATCGTCGACCCCCGCATCAGGAACGCCGCATGA
- a CDS encoding ABC transporter permease, giving the protein MNPTDAQNPRDHIDPVDDDATGTTASAKVGPTRSRKGGRRVNASMLIGAALVVLIVGLALISFAWTPHDPNAIDPAARLQNGSLAHPFGTDTFGRDTLTWVMVGARITLLVGVVAVGIALLIGTPIGIISALFAKQPWGMWIDAVIMRANDILLAFPALLLAIIFAAVYSPGTGPAMVAVGIAAIPGFARVARSGTLQVLGSEYVRAARASNRRVPAIAFVHVLPNIAGMVIVQASVAFAISVLAEAGLSFLGLGTQAPTPSWGRMLQESQQYLSTHPELALWPGVFIALAVLGFNLLGDGLRDRFDPKMEARGA; this is encoded by the coding sequence ATGAACCCGACCGATGCCCAGAATCCCCGCGACCACATCGATCCCGTCGATGACGACGCGACCGGCACGACCGCCTCGGCGAAGGTCGGACCGACCCGGTCCCGCAAGGGCGGACGGCGAGTGAACGCATCGATGCTCATCGGTGCGGCGCTCGTCGTGCTCATCGTCGGGCTCGCCCTCATCTCCTTCGCGTGGACCCCGCACGATCCGAACGCGATCGACCCCGCCGCCAGACTGCAGAACGGCAGCCTCGCCCACCCGTTCGGCACCGACACCTTCGGTCGGGACACGCTGACCTGGGTGATGGTCGGAGCCCGGATCACCCTGCTCGTCGGGGTCGTCGCCGTCGGCATCGCCCTGCTCATCGGCACCCCGATCGGCATCATCTCCGCACTCTTCGCGAAGCAGCCGTGGGGGATGTGGATCGACGCGGTGATCATGCGCGCCAACGACATCCTCCTGGCCTTCCCCGCCCTTCTGCTGGCGATCATCTTCGCCGCCGTCTACTCACCGGGGACGGGACCGGCGATGGTCGCCGTCGGCATCGCCGCGATCCCCGGGTTCGCCCGAGTCGCGCGGTCCGGGACGCTGCAGGTGCTCGGCTCCGAATACGTGCGGGCCGCACGAGCCTCGAACCGTCGGGTCCCGGCCATCGCCTTCGTCCATGTCCTGCCGAACATCGCCGGAATGGTCATCGTCCAGGCGTCCGTGGCGTTCGCGATCTCCGTCCTCGCCGAGGCGGGGCTGTCCTTCCTCGGACTCGGCACCCAGGCCCCGACACCCTCGTGGGGCCGGATGCTGCAGGAGTCCCAGCAGTACCTGTCCACCCACCCCGAACTCGCGCTGTGGCCGGGAGTGTTCATTGCACTCGCCGTGCTCGGATTCAACCTCTTGGGCGATGGGCTGCGTGACCGGTTCGACCCGAAGATGGAGGCCCGAGGTGCCTGA
- a CDS encoding dipeptide ABC transporter ATP-binding protein gives MPENLLEVRDLTITPAGAETPVLHDVSLSLAPGERVGLIGESGSGKSLTAQSVMGLLPEELHARGQVRLQGHSGNLLEANEKTLAGLRSDIVSMVFQEPMSALNPLMRIGDQIAEVLRIHGKVPRAQIPTRVRELLHDVHMPDPDSARFAYPHQMSGGQRQRVMLAIALANSPRLLICDEPTTALDVTVQKHMLDLIAERVAAVEAGLLFITHDLAVVAGVCDRVIVMYRGRIVESGSVDEIFTAPKHEYTRGLLASSDLESTDDRGRLFTLKTALAYSGPQVDAESPAEADSSDGAGESEESECREESTTSTRSGHTGTTVAESTDDGDDGAASTRENDGAASVGESAQLIEVSGVTRVFRRRGLFGRRRSQVTALGGIDFTVAGGARLGIVGESGSGKSTLLNILSGLDRPTTGHVRVGDIRVEAASSQALRRLRENLQIVFQDPFASLDPRMRIADIVSEPLIAAGVDKDERIARVEEMIASVDLDADSLRRYPHQFSGGQRQRISIARALVTRPQILVADEPVSALDVSVRAQVLNLLTDLVDEYALTLLFVSHDLGVVKHLCSDVIVMKAGQIIESGATEDIYAHPQEEYTRRLIAATPSLAEALAAG, from the coding sequence GTGCCTGAGAATCTGCTCGAGGTCCGTGACCTCACTATCACCCCTGCCGGAGCGGAGACACCGGTGCTCCACGATGTCAGCCTCAGTCTGGCGCCGGGGGAGCGGGTCGGGCTCATCGGCGAATCCGGGTCGGGAAAGTCCCTGACTGCGCAGTCCGTGATGGGTCTGCTGCCCGAAGAGCTGCACGCTCGGGGCCAGGTGCGCCTGCAGGGGCATTCCGGGAACCTCCTCGAAGCGAACGAGAAGACCCTGGCCGGGTTGCGTTCGGACATCGTGTCGATGGTGTTCCAGGAACCCATGAGCGCCCTCAACCCGCTCATGCGCATCGGCGACCAGATCGCCGAAGTGCTGCGCATCCACGGCAAGGTGCCGCGAGCACAGATCCCGACGCGGGTGCGCGAACTGCTCCACGACGTCCACATGCCCGACCCGGACAGTGCCCGGTTCGCCTACCCGCACCAGATGTCGGGCGGACAGCGGCAGCGGGTCATGCTTGCGATCGCCCTGGCCAACTCGCCGAGGCTGCTCATCTGCGACGAACCCACCACTGCCCTCGACGTCACCGTGCAGAAGCATATGCTCGACCTCATCGCCGAAAGGGTCGCGGCGGTGGAGGCGGGACTGCTGTTCATCACTCACGACCTCGCCGTCGTCGCCGGGGTCTGCGACCGGGTCATCGTCATGTACCGCGGCCGCATCGTCGAGTCCGGCAGCGTCGACGAGATCTTCACTGCTCCCAAGCACGAATACACCCGTGGACTCCTGGCTTCCTCGGATCTCGAATCCACCGACGACCGCGGCCGGCTCTTCACGCTCAAGACCGCGCTCGCCTACTCGGGGCCGCAGGTCGACGCGGAGTCGCCGGCCGAGGCGGATTCGTCGGATGGGGCGGGGGAGTCAGAGGAATCCGAGTGCCGTGAGGAGTCGACGACCTCGACCCGGTCGGGGCACACCGGCACGACCGTCGCAGAGTCGACGGACGATGGCGATGACGGGGCCGCCTCGACGCGGGAGAACGACGGGGCCGCCTCGGTGGGGGAATCGGCACAGCTCATCGAGGTCTCGGGCGTCACCCGGGTCTTCCGCCGACGGGGATTATTCGGCCGCAGACGCTCGCAGGTCACAGCCCTGGGCGGAATCGACTTCACCGTCGCAGGCGGAGCCCGTCTGGGCATCGTGGGGGAGTCGGGCTCGGGGAAGTCGACGCTGCTCAACATCCTCTCAGGCCTCGATCGACCGACCACCGGCCACGTGCGCGTCGGCGACATCCGGGTCGAAGCCGCAAGCTCACAGGCGCTGCGCCGCCTGCGTGAGAATCTGCAGATCGTGTTCCAGGACCCGTTCGCCTCGCTCGACCCGCGGATGCGAATCGCCGATATCGTCTCCGAACCGCTCATCGCCGCCGGCGTCGACAAGGACGAACGCATCGCACGGGTCGAGGAGATGATCGCATCCGTCGACCTCGATGCGGACTCCCTGCGCCGGTACCCGCACCAGTTCTCGGGCGGGCAGAGACAGCGCATTTCGATCGCCCGGGCGCTGGTGACCAGGCCGCAGATCCTCGTCGCCGACGAACCTGTCTCAGCCCTCGACGTCTCGGTTCGCGCGCAGGTGCTCAACCTGCTCACCGACCTCGTCGACGAGTACGCGCTGACACTCCTCTTCGTCTCCCACGATCTCGGCGTCGTCAAACACCTGTGCTCCGACGTCATCGTCATGAAAGCCGGGCAGATCATCGAATCGGGTGCGACGGAGGACATCTACGCGCACCCGCAGGAGGAGTACACGCGACGTCTCATCGCCGCCACTCCGAGCCTCGCCGAGGCGCTCGCCGCCGGATAG
- a CDS encoding amidase produces MTTSLADRSAAELAAGFAGGDFDPIEVHSAVVDRMDECEPTINALFHRDDERSRDAAAASAARWREGRPLSDLDGVPVTIKENIARRGVPLPSGHAWVETPVAGHDAPITERLEEAGAVILGSTTMPDWGMLSSGVSSLHGITRSPLDPSLTTGGSSAGAGAAAAAGYGPIHIGSDIGGSIRLPCTWLGLAGLKPSFGRVPLDAPYLGRCAGPLARTMADVKAAMDVISAPDDRDYSRLPRFAADDAQALPGSDTTATFDPRGLRIGVQLDAGCGVAADAQVRSAVTEAADRFSAAGAEVMTLDPFIDDDLLHDMDLFWRVRSWADLKALPVDEQALILPYIQQWAQDGADTSGVDLIGCYHSVQEIRRRTINATAEFDLVISPTAPEAAFPAEQPMPYPQVHEPMGHIGFTMPFNMSEQPTATVLAGFMDDGRTIGVQIAGRRFADEFVMAAGAWFEAAAGLELPTRSVG; encoded by the coding sequence ATGACCACATCGCTTGCCGACCGCAGTGCGGCCGAACTGGCGGCCGGATTCGCCGGCGGGGACTTCGACCCGATCGAGGTGCACTCCGCGGTCGTGGACCGCATGGACGAATGCGAACCGACCATCAACGCCCTGTTCCACCGCGACGACGAACGCTCCCGGGACGCCGCGGCGGCCAGCGCCGCACGCTGGCGTGAGGGCCGCCCGCTGAGCGACCTCGACGGGGTGCCCGTGACGATCAAGGAGAACATCGCCCGCCGCGGAGTCCCGCTGCCCAGCGGTCACGCCTGGGTGGAGACGCCGGTGGCCGGTCACGACGCCCCGATCACCGAGCGCCTCGAGGAAGCCGGCGCCGTCATCCTCGGGTCGACGACGATGCCCGACTGGGGAATGCTCTCCTCGGGAGTGTCCTCTCTGCACGGCATCACCCGCTCGCCCCTGGACCCGAGCCTGACGACCGGAGGGTCGAGCGCCGGTGCCGGAGCCGCGGCGGCAGCCGGCTACGGACCCATCCACATCGGCTCCGACATCGGCGGATCCATTCGCCTGCCCTGCACCTGGCTCGGACTGGCCGGGCTCAAACCCAGCTTCGGCCGCGTGCCGCTCGACGCGCCCTACCTGGGCAGGTGCGCGGGACCGCTCGCGCGGACGATGGCCGATGTCAAAGCCGCCATGGACGTCATCTCCGCCCCGGACGATCGTGACTATTCACGGCTGCCGCGCTTCGCCGCCGATGACGCGCAGGCTCTGCCGGGCAGCGACACGACCGCGACCTTCGATCCGCGGGGACTGCGCATCGGCGTGCAGCTCGACGCCGGGTGCGGAGTCGCCGCAGATGCGCAGGTGCGCTCGGCCGTCACCGAGGCGGCCGACCGGTTCTCCGCGGCCGGAGCCGAAGTCATGACGCTCGATCCGTTCATCGACGATGATCTGCTCCACGACATGGACCTGTTCTGGCGGGTGCGGTCGTGGGCCGACCTCAAAGCGCTGCCCGTCGATGAGCAGGCACTCATCCTGCCCTATATCCAGCAGTGGGCTCAGGACGGGGCCGATACCAGCGGAGTCGACCTGATCGGCTGCTATCACAGCGTCCAGGAGATCCGGCGGCGGACGATCAACGCTACTGCCGAGTTCGACCTGGTCATCTCGCCGACGGCTCCGGAAGCGGCCTTCCCGGCCGAACAGCCCATGCCCTACCCACAGGTTCACGAACCGATGGGCCATATCGGGTTCACGATGCCGTTCAACATGTCCGAGCAGCCGACGGCAACGGTGCTGGCTGGCTTCATGGACGACGGGCGGACCATCGGTGTGCAGATCGCAGGGCGACGGTTCGCCGACGAATTCGTCATGGCCGCCGGCGCCTGGTTCGAGGCCGCTGCCGGACTCGAGCTGCCGACGCGGTCGGTGGGCTGA
- a CDS encoding zinc ribbon domain-containing protein, whose translation MSNGNDHPNFPPPPSEPPENGGPKPESETPTDEGPTGSSAAPGDETPTSQPQSADGPDSTNGPSDSDAQAPAEADTSASGDDSPAADGPAQSDSGSSVPDDQAPPLGTPAGDEPSRPTVAPAPSQQNQPPQYSGPGAQNDQSFGPGQNGGANAPGGSQAGPYRGAPSPNGQSPNGQPQNGQYQSPQQPNGGYPGAQPQGGQPGGQYSNAAYPGAQNQPPYPGAQNQPGQYNSAQNQSGQYQTGSGPNAQQTGSGSSQAIPQPAPAPGFAGAQNGATRAENRPEKKKGKLPLFITLGAVALVIVLVLVGFFVIGSVNKNKYGPDKVAEDYVEALNKGDFAAAEKIAPSARPEGTNLDLLQKEFTDPSSAKIEKAKVESSKVDGDKGTVVVSYELDGSPYNVELSATKDGKQDLFFDKWTMKGPDLNVISLDIPAADGLSVNGKDYKAKSGTTSFAVYPGSYDFTIPKSKWISEASDTAKVNFPKAFAPGGQPNKGQASPTTLNLDLAPTGAFDKEVQKQVEKELKKCFDNKSIEPKCDFIKYDPTEIPVGGSDKKLDDLAKKNTADWDMKEMPKVKASFGAGDTSTGSFFTEKPGKFDFSVDGKRAGSSYFSNGNSLSVSGSVKIDGDKLSVEFFDF comes from the coding sequence ATGAGCAACGGGAACGATCACCCCAATTTCCCGCCACCACCCAGCGAGCCTCCGGAGAACGGCGGACCGAAGCCTGAGTCGGAGACTCCGACGGATGAGGGCCCGACCGGTTCGAGCGCCGCCCCAGGCGACGAGACGCCCACCTCGCAGCCGCAGTCCGCTGACGGGCCGGATTCGACCAATGGTCCGTCCGACTCGGATGCGCAGGCTCCTGCCGAGGCCGACACCTCGGCATCCGGCGACGACTCCCCCGCAGCCGATGGCCCGGCTCAGTCCGATAGCGGTTCCTCGGTGCCCGATGATCAGGCGCCGCCCCTGGGCACCCCTGCCGGCGATGAGCCGTCGCGCCCCACTGTCGCTCCGGCGCCTTCTCAGCAGAACCAGCCGCCGCAGTATTCGGGCCCCGGTGCCCAGAACGATCAGTCCTTCGGCCCCGGCCAGAATGGCGGAGCGAACGCCCCGGGCGGCTCGCAGGCGGGCCCCTACCGAGGTGCCCCATCTCCGAACGGTCAGTCCCCGAATGGCCAGCCTCAGAACGGGCAGTACCAGAGCCCGCAACAGCCGAACGGCGGCTACCCCGGCGCACAGCCGCAGGGCGGACAGCCGGGAGGCCAGTATTCGAATGCCGCGTACCCGGGTGCTCAGAACCAGCCTCCGTACCCTGGTGCTCAGAACCAGCCGGGCCAGTACAACTCCGCGCAGAACCAGTCGGGGCAGTACCAGACGGGATCAGGACCGAACGCCCAGCAGACCGGTTCCGGTTCGTCGCAGGCGATTCCCCAGCCGGCTCCGGCTCCGGGCTTCGCCGGCGCACAGAACGGCGCTACGCGTGCCGAGAATCGTCCCGAGAAGAAGAAGGGCAAGCTGCCCCTCTTCATCACTCTCGGCGCGGTCGCACTCGTCATCGTCCTCGTTCTCGTCGGGTTCTTCGTCATCGGCAGTGTGAATAAGAACAAGTACGGACCCGACAAGGTCGCTGAGGACTACGTCGAAGCCCTCAACAAGGGCGACTTCGCAGCCGCGGAGAAGATCGCACCGTCCGCACGGCCGGAGGGCACGAACCTCGACCTGCTGCAGAAGGAATTCACCGATCCCTCCTCGGCGAAGATCGAGAAGGCCAAGGTCGAATCGTCGAAGGTCGACGGAGACAAGGGAACCGTCGTCGTGTCCTACGAGCTCGACGGCAGCCCCTACAACGTGGAGCTCTCCGCGACGAAGGACGGCAAGCAGGACCTGTTCTTCGACAAGTGGACGATGAAGGGCCCCGACCTCAACGTCATCTCCCTCGATATCCCCGCAGCCGACGGTCTCTCCGTCAACGGCAAGGACTATAAGGCGAAGTCGGGCACCACTTCGTTCGCCGTCTACCCCGGCAGCTACGACTTCACGATCCCGAAGAGCAAGTGGATCTCCGAGGCGTCCGATACGGCCAAAGTCAACTTCCCGAAGGCTTTCGCTCCCGGTGGACAGCCGAACAAGGGGCAGGCGTCTCCCACCACGCTCAACCTCGATCTGGCCCCGACCGGAGCCTTCGACAAGGAAGTTCAGAAACAGGTCGAGAAGGAGCTGAAGAAGTGCTTCGACAACAAGAGCATCGAGCCGAAGTGCGACTTCATCAAGTACGACCCGACCGAGATTCCCGTCGGCGGTTCGGACAAGAAACTCGATGATCTGGCGAAGAAGAACACGGCCGACTGGGACATGAAGGAGATGCCCAAGGTGAAGGCCAGCTTCGGTGCCGGAGACACGAGCACCGGCTCGTTCTTCACGGAGAAGCCCGGCAAGTTCGACTTCTCCGTCGACGGCAAGAGGGCCGGCTCCTCGTACTTCTCCAACGGCAACTCCCTGTCGGTGTCCGGAAGCGTGAAGATCGACGGAGACAAGCTCTCGGTCGAGTTCTTCGACTTCTGA
- a CDS encoding cell division protein PerM: MHTSPHPQPYRRTIFAALMEVVKIDLIVVPAGFVIATVFWIIGLGSQLPYSVIPEWAFALWSTVSGLSVSTLGFDFSLAPSLVALGLWFLVATGAGRVVGGTAADSPTESDDDPGGWWALMGTALGTFVVVYAGPLLVLAILVGQVAVTPLGFLRLFLFLVTAVVWAFIRVRGIGDIPGLSMFSDWTWNVATGLVRRLLWSAAALSAIVLIVGVVIRWGDVVDTAQVYSSPVAAGIGLLVVQVLFAPSILYSALSWIAGTGVSIGEAETSSAFRSTAVPVPDVHVLQLLDGDYPAWTAAAPALLALLGLLCVILGRDRAREVAAQSWTGLGIAIGILFVTFEMLALFASGAMGPLGLSGFGPSALTSALAVTGWISVGMAGGLLLIRLSGLHNADSEFDDDDEDDEEEAFFAEDEPESIADDIVTDDEPR, translated from the coding sequence ATGCACACTTCTCCACACCCTCAGCCCTACCGTCGGACGATCTTCGCGGCCCTCATGGAAGTCGTGAAGATCGACCTCATCGTCGTGCCCGCCGGGTTCGTCATCGCCACCGTCTTCTGGATCATCGGACTCGGTTCGCAGCTGCCGTACTCGGTGATTCCCGAATGGGCATTCGCGCTGTGGTCGACGGTGTCGGGACTGAGCGTCTCGACCCTCGGCTTCGACTTCTCACTGGCGCCGAGCCTTGTGGCTCTGGGCCTGTGGTTCCTGGTGGCGACGGGGGCCGGACGTGTGGTTGGCGGCACGGCGGCGGACAGCCCGACCGAGAGCGACGACGATCCGGGCGGATGGTGGGCGCTGATGGGAACAGCTCTGGGCACCTTCGTCGTGGTCTACGCTGGTCCTCTGCTGGTGCTGGCGATACTGGTCGGCCAGGTCGCTGTGACTCCGCTCGGATTCCTACGTCTCTTCCTCTTCCTCGTCACGGCTGTCGTGTGGGCGTTCATTCGAGTGCGGGGAATCGGTGACATTCCCGGACTGTCCATGTTCTCCGACTGGACGTGGAACGTCGCCACCGGGCTCGTTCGACGTCTGCTGTGGTCCGCCGCGGCTCTGAGCGCGATCGTCCTCATCGTCGGAGTCGTCATCCGCTGGGGCGACGTCGTTGACACTGCGCAGGTCTACAGTTCACCGGTCGCCGCCGGCATCGGCCTCCTCGTCGTGCAGGTGCTCTTCGCACCGAGCATTCTCTACTCGGCCCTGTCCTGGATCGCCGGGACGGGAGTGAGCATCGGCGAAGCAGAGACGAGCTCGGCGTTCCGGTCGACCGCTGTGCCCGTCCCCGATGTGCACGTGCTGCAGCTGTTGGACGGTGACTATCCGGCGTGGACGGCAGCGGCACCGGCACTTCTCGCGCTGCTCGGTCTGCTGTGCGTCATCCTCGGCCGAGACCGAGCCCGCGAAGTCGCGGCACAATCGTGGACGGGACTCGGCATCGCGATTGGGATTCTGTTCGTCACCTTCGAGATGCTCGCGCTCTTCGCCAGCGGTGCCATGGGCCCGCTGGGTCTGTCCGGATTCGGACCCTCGGCACTGACATCGGCGCTGGCAGTGACAGGATGGATCAGCGTGGGAATGGCCGGCGGCCTCCTGCTGATCAGACTCTCCGGTCTGCACAATGCGGATTCGGAATTCGACGATGACGACGAAGACGACGAAGAGGAGGCCTTCTTCGCTGAGGACGAACCGGAATCGATCGCCGACGACATCGTCACGGACGACGAACCGCGATAG
- the purN gene encoding phosphoribosylglycinamide formyltransferase: MRIVLLASGSGTLTQSVIDAFADGTRGVDIVAIGADSATAGVLARAEQHSIPTFVVRPKDFADREEWNATLKDTVAELAPDWVVSAGFMRILGPSFVDAFPSRIINTHPALLPSFPGAHGVRDALAHGVKLTGGTIHLVDTGVDTGPIITQYAVPIGDDDTEETVHENIKAREREELVRLLAHLAHTDLVVDGRHVRGYVASAMSAH, translated from the coding sequence GTGCGCATCGTTCTTCTGGCCTCAGGATCCGGTACCCTCACGCAGTCCGTCATCGACGCCTTCGCCGACGGGACCCGCGGAGTCGACATCGTCGCCATCGGAGCCGACTCGGCGACCGCAGGGGTCCTGGCCAGGGCCGAGCAGCACTCGATTCCCACCTTCGTCGTCCGCCCCAAGGACTTCGCCGACCGCGAGGAGTGGAACGCAACGCTGAAGGACACGGTGGCCGAGCTCGCCCCCGATTGGGTGGTCTCCGCCGGATTCATGCGCATCCTCGGCCCCAGCTTCGTCGACGCCTTTCCCTCCCGGATCATCAACACCCATCCGGCGCTGCTGCCGTCGTTCCCGGGCGCTCACGGAGTCCGCGACGCGCTCGCCCACGGGGTGAAGCTGACCGGTGGAACCATCCACCTCGTCGACACCGGAGTCGACACCGGACCGATCATCACCCAGTACGCGGTGCCCATCGGCGATGACGACACCGAAGAGACCGTGCACGAGAACATCAAGGCCCGTGAACGCGAAGAGCTCGTGCGCCTGCTCGCGCATCTGGCCCACACCGACCTCGTCGTCGACGGCCGACATGTCCGCGGATATGTCGCCTCGGCGATGTCCGCCCACTGA